Proteins encoded by one window of Maliibacterium massiliense:
- a CDS encoding BtpA/SgcQ family protein has protein sequence MLWIDELFGVKKPVIAMCHLQPMPGDPYYDKDGGMRKVIDCARRDLMALQEGGVDGVMFSNEFSMPYLTQVRTETVACMARIIGELKQEITVPYGVNCLWDPIASLDLAVAVDASFIREIITGVYASDFGLWNTNVGATVRHKMAIGAENVRMLYNIVPEAASYLGARDVVDIARSTVFNNRPDALCISGLTAGRSTDTQVLSRVKEAVPGAVVLCNTGCNKDNVAQQLSIADGAVVATTLKKDGVFENAVDVERVRAFMDAVRVLR, from the coding sequence ATGTTGTGGATTGATGAACTTTTCGGCGTAAAAAAACCGGTTATTGCCATGTGCCATTTGCAGCCCATGCCGGGGGACCCCTATTACGATAAGGACGGCGGCATGCGCAAGGTGATCGACTGTGCACGGCGCGACCTGATGGCCCTGCAGGAGGGCGGCGTGGACGGCGTGATGTTCTCCAACGAGTTTTCTATGCCCTACCTGACGCAGGTGCGCACCGAGACGGTTGCGTGCATGGCGCGCATCATCGGTGAGCTGAAGCAGGAGATCACCGTGCCCTACGGCGTCAACTGCCTGTGGGACCCCATTGCCTCGCTGGATCTGGCCGTGGCGGTGGACGCGTCCTTTATCCGCGAGATCATCACCGGCGTGTATGCCTCTGACTTCGGCCTGTGGAACACCAACGTGGGTGCCACCGTGCGCCACAAGATGGCCATCGGCGCGGAGAACGTGCGTATGCTCTACAACATCGTGCCCGAGGCGGCCTCCTATCTGGGCGCCCGCGATGTGGTGGACATCGCCCGATCCACCGTGTTTAACAACCGTCCTGACGCGCTGTGCATCTCCGGCCTGACGGCGGGGCGCTCCACCGATACCCAGGTGCTCTCCCGCGTCAAGGAGGCGGTGCCGGGCGCGGTGGTGCTGTGCAACACGGGCTGCAACAAGGATAACGTGGCCCAGCAGCTGTCCATCGCAGACGGCGCGGTGGTCGCCACTACCTTAAAGAAAGACGGCGTGTTTGAAAACGCCGTGGATGTGGAGCGGGTCCGCGCGTTTATGGACGCGGTGCGCGTTCTGCGCTGA
- a CDS encoding M20/M25/M40 family metallo-hydrolase, with product MENLEKNMQYTEILRKLCLAPAPSGYEAEAARVFAEAIGPYVDDVRVERMGNVIATAKGTDPDAPAIMVFAHLDTLGFIVRRIEANGFIQVDRLGGIPEKVLPALRLRIRTKDGQYVPAVIGNKAHHATAPEEKYKVDFVTSLYIDVGAESAEEVRAMGIDVGCPAIYEPYFCQVGAHVSGTALDNRGGLLAMIVAAEALQQKPHAATVHFVGTVWEEFNIRGAAFAARACKADVAFCLDVVLAGDTPDLASRYENRLGGGPTVNLYSFHGRGTLNGTIPHEGLVKLAERAAQEDGIPLQRFASLGIITDSAYVQMERDGVACLDMGFPARYTHSPIEMCNLGDITHLGALVAATCARIDTSFDMHRYTL from the coding sequence GTGGAAAATTTGGAAAAAAACATGCAGTACACAGAGATTTTACGCAAACTTTGTCTGGCGCCGGCACCCTCGGGTTATGAAGCGGAGGCGGCCCGCGTCTTCGCCGAGGCGATCGGCCCCTATGTGGACGATGTGCGCGTGGAGCGCATGGGCAACGTGATTGCCACAGCCAAAGGCACGGATCCGGACGCGCCCGCCATCATGGTGTTTGCGCACCTCGATACGCTGGGCTTTATCGTGCGGCGCATCGAGGCGAACGGTTTCATCCAGGTGGACCGCCTGGGCGGCATCCCGGAAAAAGTGCTCCCCGCACTGCGCCTGCGCATCCGCACCAAAGACGGGCAGTATGTGCCCGCAGTGATTGGTAACAAGGCGCACCACGCCACCGCGCCGGAGGAAAAGTACAAGGTGGATTTTGTCACCTCGCTCTACATTGACGTGGGCGCAGAGAGCGCCGAAGAGGTGCGCGCCATGGGCATCGACGTGGGCTGCCCCGCCATCTACGAGCCGTACTTCTGCCAGGTGGGCGCGCATGTCAGCGGCACCGCGCTGGACAACCGCGGCGGCCTGCTGGCCATGATCGTGGCCGCCGAGGCGTTGCAGCAAAAACCCCATGCCGCCACCGTCCACTTTGTGGGCACGGTGTGGGAGGAATTCAACATCCGCGGTGCGGCGTTTGCCGCGCGGGCCTGCAAGGCGGACGTCGCCTTCTGCCTGGACGTGGTGCTGGCGGGCGACACGCCCGACCTTGCCAGCCGCTACGAAAACCGGCTGGGTGGCGGCCCCACCGTCAATCTCTACTCCTTCCACGGGCGCGGCACGCTCAACGGCACCATCCCCCACGAGGGGCTGGTCAAACTGGCCGAGCGGGCGGCGCAGGAGGATGGGATACCACTGCAGCGCTTTGCCTCGCTTGGCATCATCACCGATTCCGCCTACGTGCAGATGGAGCGCGACGGCGTGGCCTGCCTGGACATGGGCTTCCCCGCACGCTACACCCACTCGCCCATCGAGATGTGCAACCTGGGCGATATCACGCATCTGGGAGCGCTGGTAGCGGCAACCTGCGCGCGCATTGACACTTCGTTTGACATGCACCGTTATACCCTCTAA
- a CDS encoding ribulose-phosphate 3-epimerase — translation MELLPSIASADPLALGASIRALGDWPAVHIDLEDGVFVPNITFGARTFCAVCRACAGKALDVHLMARHPERYLDMLSEARVTSVSAHIEALDYPLAFLHGARARGMRALLALNFKTSASALEPFLDELDGVLVMTAEPDGRGEALYAPALDKALHMARTLPARVGLYADGALDDAALHRLAQAGARGAVLGRRVFGADNPLAQLQQLSQTTCRCR, via the coding sequence ATGGAATTGCTGCCCAGCATCGCCTCAGCCGATCCGCTGGCGTTGGGTGCGAGCATCCGGGCGCTGGGCGACTGGCCCGCGGTGCACATTGACCTGGAGGACGGCGTGTTCGTCCCAAACATCACCTTCGGCGCGCGCACGTTTTGCGCCGTATGCCGGGCCTGCGCAGGCAAGGCGCTGGACGTGCACCTGATGGCGCGGCATCCTGAGCGCTACCTGGATATGCTCTCTGAGGCGCGTGTCACAAGCGTATCGGCGCATATCGAGGCGCTGGATTATCCCTTGGCGTTCCTGCACGGGGCGCGTGCGCGTGGCATGCGCGCGCTGCTCGCCCTCAACTTCAAAACCTCCGCCTCGGCGCTGGAGCCTTTCCTGGATGAACTGGACGGCGTGCTGGTTATGACGGCGGAGCCGGACGGCAGAGGCGAAGCGCTGTACGCGCCCGCGCTGGATAAGGCGCTGCACATGGCGCGCACGCTGCCTGCACGCGTGGGCCTTTATGCGGACGGCGCGCTGGACGACGCGGCGCTCCACCGCCTCGCGCAGGCAGGGGCCCGCGGCGCGGTGCTGGGCCGGCGCGTGTTCGGCGCGGACAATCCGCTTGCACAGCTGCAGCAGCTTTCCCAAACCACTTGTCGATGTAGATAG
- a CDS encoding DeoR/GlpR family DNA-binding transcription regulator: MLQIERLQTIEKLLEEQGSISIAELEQVLGTSRATIYRDLKTLHNQDKVHFTRGGVTRPMYSKSYEQPYYVKRATNEEEKRRIAEAATEFIKPNSTIFMDSSTTVTEMNKWLCQMQNIRVITNDVMLAAGLSTASGIEVFVLGGQLRPGFYTLTGLFAHDNLAAMQIDTAFVSCDAINLKSGCMITNAEEVSLKTEVIDASAETIMLCDHQKFETSAFMSFCPIDKVTHLIVGKELDQAVYQSYLDAGVDISCV; the protein is encoded by the coding sequence ATGTTGCAGATTGAGCGGTTGCAGACCATTGAGAAACTCCTGGAGGAGCAAGGGTCCATCAGCATTGCGGAGCTGGAACAGGTGCTCGGCACATCACGGGCAACCATCTACCGCGATTTAAAGACGCTGCACAACCAGGATAAGGTGCATTTTACGCGCGGCGGCGTCACACGGCCCATGTACAGCAAGAGCTACGAGCAGCCCTATTACGTCAAGCGCGCCACCAATGAGGAGGAAAAGCGGCGCATCGCCGAGGCCGCGACGGAGTTTATCAAGCCCAACTCCACCATCTTTATGGACTCCAGCACCACGGTCACGGAGATGAACAAGTGGCTCTGCCAGATGCAGAACATCCGCGTCATCACCAACGATGTGATGCTGGCGGCGGGCCTGTCCACGGCCTCGGGCATCGAGGTATTTGTGCTCGGTGGCCAGCTGCGGCCCGGGTTTTACACCCTCACAGGCCTGTTTGCGCACGATAACCTTGCCGCCATGCAGATCGATACCGCCTTTGTCAGCTGCGATGCCATCAATCTCAAAAGCGGCTGCATGATCACCAACGCAGAGGAGGTATCCCTCAAGACGGAGGTGATCGACGCCTCCGCTGAGACCATCATGCTCTGCGACCATCAAAAATTCGAAACCTCCGCCTTTATGAGCTTCTGTCCCATCGATAAAGTCACCCATCTGATCGTGGGCAAGGAGCTGGACCAGGCGGTCTACCAATCCTACCTGGACGCGGGCGTGGACATCTCCTGCGTGTAA
- a CDS encoding TetR-like C-terminal domain-containing protein has translation MSPTTKALLAAALKKRMAKKALEKITIKELVGDCGVNRQTFYYHFSDIYDLLGWIFQRELIDALRDARLPWQEHFAYIFRYMEENRAFCLAAYHSHGREMVERKLYALVSGMLQEVMDSVPLEAAVTRRDKAFIVDFYTYAFIGLLGSWLNCAVRESPQDMTQHMERLIKTDIFRLLLQLQQ, from the coding sequence ATGTCCCCCACAACCAAAGCACTTTTGGCTGCGGCACTAAAAAAGCGCATGGCGAAAAAGGCGCTGGAGAAGATTACCATCAAGGAACTGGTGGGCGACTGCGGCGTAAACCGGCAGACGTTTTACTACCATTTTTCCGATATATACGATTTGCTGGGCTGGATTTTCCAGCGCGAGCTGATCGATGCGCTCAGGGACGCACGCCTGCCCTGGCAGGAGCATTTTGCGTACATCTTCCGCTACATGGAGGAAAACCGCGCCTTTTGCCTGGCGGCCTACCACTCGCACGGGCGGGAGATGGTGGAGCGCAAGCTCTATGCGCTGGTGTCGGGCATGCTGCAGGAGGTGATGGACAGCGTGCCGCTGGAGGCGGCGGTGACGCGCCGGGATAAGGCGTTTATTGTGGATTTCTACACGTACGCCTTCATTGGCTTGCTGGGCAGTTGGCTCAACTGCGCGGTGCGGGAATCCCCGCAGGATATGACGCAGCATATGGAGCGGCTGATCAAGACAGATATCTTCCGCCTGCTGCTGCAGTTGCAGCAGTAG
- a CDS encoding pro-sigmaK processing inhibitor BofA family protein, producing MGGLAISWQAVLAYAAGLVLLYFIGYLLLTPLKWMLRLIYNALIGGVLLLLLNWIGGIWGLSITINPVTALTVGVLGIPGVILLLVLKMVLSI from the coding sequence GTGGGAGGATTGGCCATTTCCTGGCAGGCAGTGCTCGCCTATGCCGCGGGCCTAGTGCTGCTTTATTTCATCGGATACCTGCTGCTGACGCCGCTGAAATGGATGCTGCGGCTCATTTACAACGCGCTCATCGGCGGCGTGTTGTTGCTGCTGCTCAACTGGATCGGGGGCATCTGGGGGCTGTCTATCACCATCAACCCAGTCACCGCGCTCACCGTGGGCGTGCTGGGCATTCCGGGTGTCATCCTGCTGCTGGTGCTCAAAATGGTGCTGAGCATCTAG